The DNA window GAAGTGGTCCACATCCAGCATCATCACCGCCAGCGGCAAGTTGCGGCGCTCGCAGCGGGCCAGCTCACGCGACAAAGATTCCTCCAGATAGCGACGATTGAACAAGCCGGTCAGCGGTTCACGGATGGACTGGATGCGCAGGCGGTCCTGCAACTGCAGATTGGACAGCGCCATGGCCAGCTGTTCGGCGACGGTTTCGATCAGCTGGACGCGGCCCAGAAACTCGCCGTCGTTGGCCGATACATACAGGAAGCCCAACTGATTGCCCTGTGCATTGAGCGGGATGCAGGCGGTGGCTCCTTCGGTGGATTCGATGTGCTTGCAGCGCACCGTATCGGCTGGACCGTGGGCCAACTGCGACTGGCCGCGACGCAAGGCCCAGCAGTGCTCGTGTGGCAGCATCTGCGCGCTGGGCACCACATGCTCGCCCCATTGCGCCATGGCTTCGGCGTAATCCTGCGAAGCGCGGATGCGGTAGATCGTGCCGCCGGTGCCAGGCAGCAGCCGCGTCATCAGCTGGATGGTCAGGTCCAGCGCTTCTTCGGGCCGCACGCAGCTTTGCAGCATGCTGGCGAAATGACTCAGCTCACGCAGGTCGGCGCCGGTGTGCTCCAGCTCCTCCACCGTGCTGATCAAGCGCGCGTTGCTGGCGATGGTTTCGCGTTCGGCCTGGTCGCGGCCGCGGATTTCGCGCAGCATCAAGACATACACCATCGCGATCACCGCGATGCCGGCAGGAATCCCCGCCAGGGCCAGGGCCCTGAGCAGCATCGCGCTACGGTCACTGGAAGCCGCACGTCCCCGCAACAGCTCGCGCTCGGCCTGGCGGGCCGTTCGCATCTGGATACGGATGGCGTCGGAGGTGGCCTGGGCGTTGGCCCCGATGGCCTGCTGTGCGGCGGTCTGTCCCTGGGTCTGATAGACGTCCAGCACCTGGTCGGTCTGGCGCAGGCGCTGATCGATCAGGGCGCGCAGATCGCGGACCCGCCCAAGTTGCTCGGGATTGTCCCGGATCAGCCGTTCAAGTTCGGCGAACTGATCCGGCAGCTGGCTTTTCCCCAGCCGATAGCTCGCCAGGTAGTCCACCTGCCCGGTCAGCAGGAAGCCCCGCTGGGCCGACTCGGCATCGCGCAGTCGCGCTTCGATTTCGTCGATCCGTGCAATCACTTCGTTGGTGTGCGACACCCACCGGGCATCCTCGGCGAAGCGCTCGGTGCCACGCAGGATGCCCAGACCGACGACCACGAAGATGGCCGTGGCCAGCAGCGGGCCAACCTGATTGGTGATACGACGAAGAGAGATCATGAAAACGTCATTGCAAAGCGTGTGCCAATTTTAGGGCGGGGCCGGCGCGCTGGGCTCGGAACAAACCGGCGCTGCATCACTGTTTCCGCAGAAAAACGCTTTCAGAGCCAGCCCTTCTGCCGGGCCAGGCGATAGGCCTCGATGCGATTGCCGACCCCCAGCTTGCTGATCGCTTCGGACAGGTAGTTGCGCACGGTGCCATGCGAGAGGTGCAGGCGGATGGCGATCTCCGCGGCGGTCAGGCCCTCGCCGGCCAGGCGCAGGGCCTGGCGCTCGCGCTCGCTCAGAGGGTCGGTTTCCGACCAGGCTTCCAGCGCGAGTTCCGGGGCGATGGCGCGGCCACCGCGATGCACGCTGCGCAGCGCATCGGCCAGGTGCTCGGGCGGCGCGTCCTTGAGCAAGTAGCCGGCCACGCCGGCATCCAGCGCGCGGCGCAGGAAGCCCGGTCGGGCGAAGGTGGTCACGATCACCACGCGCGTGGGCAGTGCATGGCGCTGCACCCGCTGGGCCAGTTCCAGCCCGGACAGGCCAGGCATCTCGATGTCGGTGACCAGCACGTCCGGCCGCAGGCGCTGCAGTTCACGCCAGGCCGCCTCGCCATCGGCCGCCGCCGCCAGCACGTCGATGTCTGCTTCCAGGCCCAACAGTGCAGCCAGTGCGCCGCGGACCATGGCCTGGTCTTCGGCCAGCAGGACGCGGATCACGGGGTGTTTTGGGTCGGCGGCATGGTCAGGATTCTAGAGCGCGAATGCGCGGCTTGCGGCTTCCGTGGGAGTCGCCATGGCGACGATGAGCTTCAGCCGGGTAGCTTCATCGCCGCGATGGCGGCTCCCACGGCATGGTTTGCGGCAACCGATGCAGGCCTTGGCACCCGCGCAAGGACCGTGGTGCCGCTGCCGCGCGCGCCTTCGACCTGCAGCGTGCCGCCCAGCGCCTGCACGCGGGCGCGCATGCCGTCCAGGCCGTTGCCCGGCACCATGTCCCCCCCGCGGCCGTCGTCGTGGATGCGCAGCGACAGGGCCGCGTCGTCGCCTGCCACGGCGATCTGCACCGAGCGCGCCTGTGCGTGCCGCTGCACGTTGGTCACTGCCTCGCGCAGGACCAGGGCGAAGGCGGTTTCCACCGCGGGCGGTAGCGGCACGTCGTCGACGTGGTAGCGCAACGCCACGCCACAGGATTCCAGCAGCAGCCGTGCTGAAGCCAACTCGGCCGCCAGCTCGGCCGACCGGATGCCGCTGACCGCGCGCCGCACCTGGGCCAGTGCCTCGCGCGAGACACCGCTGACCTCGAGCATCTCGCGTCGTGCGGCGTCCGGATCGCGTTCGACCAGGCGCACGGCCAGGTCGGACTTCAACGCCACCAGCGAGAGCGTGTGGCCGAGCAGATCGTGCAGGTCGCGGCCGATGCGCTCGCGCTCGGCCACCGCGGCCAGGCGTCGCACCTCTTCGTGGCTCAGGCGCAGGGCGGCATCCTTGTGCCGGTTGAGCTGTTGCACGCCGATCACCGCACCAGTCCCCAGGACCGAAATCGGCAACCACACCAGCATCTGCCACGGATACCCCAGCCACAAGGCACAGGCCAGGAATGCCAGGTTGAGCAGGATCAGCAGACCGAGATAGCGGCGCAGCGAATGCGGCCCGTCGATGGACAAGCTCAGGCAGCCGAACACGAAGTAGCTGATGCCCGAGGGATACACCGGCAGCAGGGCCGTGCTCATCACGATCATCGCCAGCGCATAGCGATTGCTGGTGCGCCGCGAACGCAGCAGGGTCATCGCATACAGGAACAGGAACGTGGGATAGGACAGCAGCGTCCACCCTGCCCAGGACAGGTTATAGCCGCCATTTCCGAACAGCGGCACCACGAACACCCAGGCCGACCACAGCAGGTGCACCGCCTCGGTCCAGGGCGACTTGCCCTGGCGCATGCGCTCGGCGGCATCGGAATCGGCGTCCGGGGTGAGCCAGGCGGGCAGCGAGCGGCGGATCATGGCGAAGGACTCACGGGCATGCGCCGATCTTGCCAGCCAGATGCAGGCCACGCGCGCGCGTCGTGCTCACGCGCGCTGCAGCCGGCGCCGGGCCAGGCCTAAGCAGGCGGCGGTCACCACGATCAGCACCAGCACATGCAGCCAGGCCGGGTGCCCCGCGTCTTGCCCCACCACCTTCAGCGCCAGCTGGCCCAGGTGCCAGGCCGGCCAGAGCGGCGCGATCTGGCCGAAGAAGGGCGGCAATATCGACAGCGGCAACCACAGGCCCGACAGCAGCGCCAGGGGCAGGTAGACCAGATTGACCACCGCCGGTGCGCCACTGCCGCTGACCAGCGTGCCGATCAGCAGACCCAGCGCGCAGAACGGCAGCACGCCCAGCACATCGATCGCCAGCAACGTGGCCATCTGCGCCAGCGACAACTGCACGCCGCCCAGCATGCGCCCGGCCAGCATCAGCAGCACGCCGATGCAGGTGGCAAACAACATCGCCATGACCATCTTGGCGGCCAGCGGCGCGCCGGCCGGGACCGGCAATGCGCGTTTGAGGGTCAGCAGGCCGCGTTCGCGATCCAGCGCCAGGCTGACGCCGAAGCCGAACAGCCCCGGCCCCATCACCCCGAATACGCTGTAGCTGGCCATCAGGTAGCGGCTGGCTTCGGGGTTGGCGCGATTGAGCAGCACGCCGAACAGCAGGTAGAACATCAGCGGAAAGATCAGTGTCGGCAGCGCGAACGAGGGCGTGCGCAACAGGCGCAGGCATTCGTAGCGCGCCTCGTGCAGGTATAGGCGCAGCGTGGAGGGTGCGTTGGGGACGGTGGCGTTCATGCGGCTTCCCGGGTGATGGCGAGAAATGCGTCGGCCAGGCCGGCGCGTTGGATTTCCAGGTCGCACAGCTGTGGATCGTCCCGCAGCAAGCGGGCGACCACCGCTTCGGCCGGTTCGGCGTGGATCTCCAGCACCGCGCCGTCGCGACGCGCGGCGCGCACGCCGGGCCAGTCCAGCACCGCTTCGGGATCGATCGCAGTCTGCGCGCGGATGCAGCGCTGCAGCACCCGGGCACGGATCTGGGCCACGCTGCCCTGGGCCACGATGCGCCCGGCCTGCAGGACCACCACCTCGTCGGCCAGGGCCTCGGCTTCCTCCAGGTAGTGCGTGGTCAGCAGCACCGCGCAGCCGGCGGCGGCCAGCGTGCGGATGGCGGCCCATAGCTGCTGCCGCGCCTCGATGTCCAGGCCCGTCGTGGGCTCGTCGAGAAACAACACCTGCGGGTGGCCACAGATGGCCAAGGCGAACTGCACCCGCCGCTGCTGCCCTCCGGAGAGTTGGCCATAGCGGCGCCGCAGCAGCCCATCGAGCCCGGCCATGCCTATGCAGTCGGCCACACTCAGCGGCGTGGCGTAGTAACCGCGCGCCTGGGCAAGCAGTTCGCCCACGCACAGGGTGTCGGGCAGCGCGGCCTGCTGCAGCATCACCCCGACCGCCCGGCGCGCGGCCAGTTGATCGGGAGGCCGGCCGCACAGACGCACCTGCCCGGCATCGGGCTGTTGCAGGCCCAACAGCACGGATACCGCCGTACTCTTGCCCGCGCCGTTGGGGCCCAACAGCGCGAGTACGCGCCCGGGTTCCAACGCCAGGTCCAGCCCGTGGAGGGCCAGCTGCGCGCCGTAGCGTTTGTGGACCGCGGACAGGCGGGCCGGTGAAGCGATCATCTCGATCGGGGACATGGACGTATCTGCGGTTACCGGACGATGCGGTTAGCCTGCGTCCCGGGGAAGGGGTGACATCAGTGCAGGCCATCATCCAATCGAGATGACAGCTGTCACTGGCCCGCGCACGGGCCGCTGCGCATCCTGATGCCCGACATGTTGTGACTTCCGGCAACTTGGTGCGAACCATCCGGTCGGTCACATTCCTGCTTCGACGACGTCATCCATGGACCTATGAACGCTTCCGCCGAACTGTTGAAAGAGCTTCGCATCGACCGCGGCAAGGCGCCGCCCCCACCCTCGCGCAAGGGGCTGTGGATCACGCTCGTCGTCCTGGTGGTGCTGGCGCTGCTGGCGGCCATCGCCTGGTGGATGCTGGGCCGGGCCAAGCCGGTCCCGGTGCGCACCGCAACGGTGGTGGCCATGGGCAGCGGCGGGTCGCAGTCCGCCTCGGTGCTCGATGCCACCGGCTATGTGGTGGCGCGTCGCATCGCCACGGTCTCGGCGCAGATCACCGGGCGCGTGGAAGAGGTGATGATCGAGGAAGGCCAGCACGTGGATGAAGGCCAGGTCCTGGCGCGCCTGGACCCGATCAACGCCGATGCCGAGCAGCGCCTGGCGCGTTCGCAGATGGCCTCGGCGCAGAGCCAGGTGCAGAACGTGCAGGCCCAGCTCACCCAGGCGCAGGCCGAGGCCGGACGCCTGCAGTCGCTGGTCGAGCAGCAGTTGGTCTCGCGCTCGCAGTACGACCAGCAGGTCGCCACGCGCGATGCGCTGCGCGCCCAGCTGGAAACCGCGCGCCGCAACGTGCAGGTCGCGCGCGACCAGCTGAAGATCTCCGACATCGGCAAGGACTACACCGTGGTGCGCGCGCCGTTCTCCGGGGTGATCACGGCCAAGGCCGCCCAGCCTGGCGAGATCGTCTCGCCGCTGTCGGCCGGCGGCGGCTTCACCCGCACCGGCATCGGCACCATCGTGGACATGGACTCGCTGGAGGTCGAAGTGGACGTCGGCGAGGCCTACATCGGCCGCGTGCAGCCCAAGATGCCGGTGGAAGCCACGCTCAACGCCTACCCGGACTGGAAGATCCCGGCCGAGGTCATCGCGGTGATCCCCACCGCCGACCGCGGCAAGGCCACGGTCAAGGTGCGCATCGCGTTGAAGGTGAAGGATCCGCGCATCGTCCCGGAGATGGGCGTGAACGTGAGCTTCCTGGAAGCCGCACCGAAGCAACAGGACGCCACCCCGCCGGGTGTGCGCGTGCCGGCCGCCGCGGTCACCGAGCGCGATGGCGCGCCGGCCGCATTCGTGGTGAACGCAGACAAGGTGGAGCAGCGCACGCTCAAGGCGGGTGCCACGCTCGCCAACGACCGCCAGATCCTCGGCGGCCTGCAGGCGGGCGAGACCGTGGTCCTCGACCCACCGCCGACACTCAAGGATGGCGACGCGGTGGATACCACCGCCGGCGCCGGCACGTAACCATCGCGCCATTGCGCGGCGCCAGGATGTCGAGGCGCCGCATGCTCGACCGTCGTTCGTAACGCAGCAGTCGCGCCGGAGTCGGACCTTCCGTGCGCATGCCGTCCTTCCGATCGGGCCCGTCCACCCGAGCAGACCGCACGAGGCAACGCCATGACGTCCCTGGTTTCCATCCGCAACCTCACCAAGACCTACCAACGTGGCCCGGAAAAAGTGCACGTGCTGCATGGGCTGGATCTGGACATCGCCGCCGGCGACTTCGTCGCGCTGATGGGGCCTTCCGGCTCGGGCAAGACCACCCTGCTCAACCTGATCGGCGGGCTGGATACGGCCAGCGATGGCCAGATCGAGATCGACGGTCAGCACCTGGAGTCCATGTCCGCCGGCCAGCTGGCGCAGTGGCGCAGCGACCACGTCGGCTTCGTGTTCCAG is part of the Pseudoxanthomonas sp. JBR18 genome and encodes:
- a CDS encoding response regulator transcription factor — translated: MIRVLLAEDQAMVRGALAALLGLEADIDVLAAAADGEAAWRELQRLRPDVLVTDIEMPGLSGLELAQRVQRHALPTRVVIVTTFARPGFLRRALDAGVAGYLLKDAPPEHLADALRSVHRGGRAIAPELALEAWSETDPLSERERQALRLAGEGLTAAEIAIRLHLSHGTVRNYLSEAISKLGVGNRIEAYRLARQKGWL
- a CDS encoding ABC transporter ATP-binding protein, whose product is MIASPARLSAVHKRYGAQLALHGLDLALEPGRVLALLGPNGAGKSTAVSVLLGLQQPDAGQVRLCGRPPDQLAARRAVGVMLQQAALPDTLCVGELLAQARGYYATPLSVADCIGMAGLDGLLRRRYGQLSGGQQRRVQFALAICGHPQVLFLDEPTTGLDIEARQQLWAAIRTLAAAGCAVLLTTHYLEEAEALADEVVVLQAGRIVAQGSVAQIRARVLQRCIRAQTAIDPEAVLDWPGVRAARRDGAVLEIHAEPAEAVVARLLRDDPQLCDLEIQRAGLADAFLAITREAA
- a CDS encoding ABC transporter permease, with protein sequence MNATVPNAPSTLRLYLHEARYECLRLLRTPSFALPTLIFPLMFYLLFGVLLNRANPEASRYLMASYSVFGVMGPGLFGFGVSLALDRERGLLTLKRALPVPAGAPLAAKMVMAMLFATCIGVLLMLAGRMLGGVQLSLAQMATLLAIDVLGVLPFCALGLLIGTLVSGSGAPAVVNLVYLPLALLSGLWLPLSILPPFFGQIAPLWPAWHLGQLALKVVGQDAGHPAWLHVLVLIVVTAACLGLARRRLQRA
- a CDS encoding efflux RND transporter periplasmic adaptor subunit; the encoded protein is MNASAELLKELRIDRGKAPPPPSRKGLWITLVVLVVLALLAAIAWWMLGRAKPVPVRTATVVAMGSGGSQSASVLDATGYVVARRIATVSAQITGRVEEVMIEEGQHVDEGQVLARLDPINADAEQRLARSQMASAQSQVQNVQAQLTQAQAEAGRLQSLVEQQLVSRSQYDQQVATRDALRAQLETARRNVQVARDQLKISDIGKDYTVVRAPFSGVITAKAAQPGEIVSPLSAGGGFTRTGIGTIVDMDSLEVEVDVGEAYIGRVQPKMPVEATLNAYPDWKIPAEVIAVIPTADRGKATVKVRIALKVKDPRIVPEMGVNVSFLEAAPKQQDATPPGVRVPAAAVTERDGAPAAFVVNADKVEQRTLKAGATLANDRQILGGLQAGETVVLDPPPTLKDGDAVDTTAGAGT
- a CDS encoding sensor histidine kinase, which encodes MRRSLPAWLTPDADSDAAERMRQGKSPWTEAVHLLWSAWVFVVPLFGNGGYNLSWAGWTLLSYPTFLFLYAMTLLRSRRTSNRYALAMIVMSTALLPVYPSGISYFVFGCLSLSIDGPHSLRRYLGLLILLNLAFLACALWLGYPWQMLVWLPISVLGTGAVIGVQQLNRHKDAALRLSHEEVRRLAAVAERERIGRDLHDLLGHTLSLVALKSDLAVRLVERDPDAARREMLEVSGVSREALAQVRRAVSGIRSAELAAELASARLLLESCGVALRYHVDDVPLPPAVETAFALVLREAVTNVQRHAQARSVQIAVAGDDAALSLRIHDDGRGGDMVPGNGLDGMRARVQALGGTLQVEGARGSGTTVLARVPRPASVAANHAVGAAIAAMKLPG
- a CDS encoding diguanylate cyclase, with product MISLRRITNQVGPLLATAIFVVVGLGILRGTERFAEDARWVSHTNEVIARIDEIEARLRDAESAQRGFLLTGQVDYLASYRLGKSQLPDQFAELERLIRDNPEQLGRVRDLRALIDQRLRQTDQVLDVYQTQGQTAAQQAIGANAQATSDAIRIQMRTARQAERELLRGRAASSDRSAMLLRALALAGIPAGIAVIAMVYVLMLREIRGRDQAERETIASNARLISTVEELEHTGADLRELSHFASMLQSCVRPEEALDLTIQLMTRLLPGTGGTIYRIRASQDYAEAMAQWGEHVVPSAQMLPHEHCWALRRGQSQLAHGPADTVRCKHIESTEGATACIPLNAQGNQLGFLYVSANDGEFLGRVQLIETVAEQLAMALSNLQLQDRLRIQSIREPLTGLFNRRYLEESLSRELARCERRNLPLAVMMLDVDHFKRFNDTHGHPGGDALLAGFGQLLQTLSRQEDIACRYGGEEFTLILPEASPQAALERAEQIREAVHALRVQHLGKDLPAVTVSIGLACFPADGGDPESLVSHADRALYRAKARGRNRVESGHSVHTLVTPSSSTGAS